The following coding sequences lie in one Xanthomonas hortorum pv. pelargonii genomic window:
- a CDS encoding TIGR01777 family oxidoreductase, which yields MQLLITGGTGFIGQALCPALLRAGHRVSVLTRDSRRANRTLPGITAVETLDGVQADAVINLAGEPLAAGRWTDARKQQFRASRLGITRQLQAWIVQQPAEQRPSVLISGSAVGYYGERGDTALTEADSAGDDFSAVLCRDWEAEAAKIAALGPRVSWVRTGIVLDRDGGALARMLPAFRFGGGGPFGNGRHWMSWIHRADMVALLLWLLEHGEAGAYNATAPTPVTNAEFARTLARVLHRPALLALPAGLLRLGFGEMAELLLISQRVLPQRALAAGFRFQHPGLEAALRAILQR from the coding sequence ATGCAGTTGCTCATCACCGGCGGCACCGGTTTTATCGGCCAGGCACTGTGCCCGGCGTTGCTGCGCGCCGGGCATCGGGTCAGCGTACTGACGCGCGATTCCCGCCGCGCCAACCGCACCCTGCCCGGCATCACCGCCGTGGAGACGCTGGACGGCGTGCAAGCCGATGCCGTCATCAACCTGGCCGGCGAGCCGCTGGCGGCCGGCCGCTGGACCGATGCACGCAAGCAGCAATTTCGCGCATCGCGGCTGGGCATCACCCGGCAACTGCAGGCCTGGATCGTGCAGCAACCGGCCGAGCAACGCCCGTCCGTGCTGATCTCCGGCTCGGCGGTGGGCTATTACGGCGAACGCGGCGACACCGCGCTGACCGAAGCAGACAGCGCCGGCGACGATTTTTCCGCCGTGTTGTGTCGCGACTGGGAGGCCGAAGCGGCCAAGATCGCCGCACTGGGCCCGCGCGTGAGCTGGGTGCGCACCGGCATCGTGCTCGACCGCGATGGCGGCGCGCTGGCGCGCATGCTGCCGGCGTTCCGCTTTGGCGGCGGCGGCCCGTTCGGCAATGGCCGCCACTGGATGAGCTGGATCCACCGCGCCGACATGGTCGCGCTGCTGCTGTGGCTGCTCGAGCACGGCGAAGCCGGCGCCTACAACGCCACCGCACCGACCCCGGTCACCAACGCCGAGTTCGCGCGTACGCTGGCCCGGGTGCTGCACCGCCCGGCGCTGCTGGCGCTGCCCGCCGGCCTGCTGCGGCTGGGCTTCGGCGAAATGGCCGAGCTGCTGCTGATCAGCCAGCGGGTGCTGCCGCAACGCGCGCTGGCTGCCGGCTTCCGCTTCCAGCACCCAGGCC